From the genome of Scytonema hofmannii PCC 7110, one region includes:
- a CDS encoding GumC family protein: MEKSVSSVLSVLKRRSLPAVAAFVAAIGGAIAYLAVTPSQYEASARLMLDNKQTSISELGRDLSQVSSNTPGGPSPLADQAELAKSQRVLNRALQIFQSSHKTNTQVKTPDLSKGLGVKIVPATNILQLSYQSKDPILAAQLLNAVSRAMEEESANTIRQEAANVRKFLATEVPKARQNLEDAELKENKYRQSSGIISFTKQSESLVDSLATLENQERTLSAQLQELRSQDASLRQITNSTAVKSAYASVRGGQDEQLKELRTKLTEFETKLAESRAKYTENHPDVQSLLYQRNSVRNLYIQGLNRISSENQPVSPNNVAADQVSQNFSAQLIANDIERTAVENKLKSVQAQRANLQTRFEQLPFKQQQLTPLTRQREEAAETLKLLQSKYEEARIAEAQQVGNIRIIEEALPPTVATSPRRSSVLVLATALGTLLATSIVLLLEMMDNTLHDASEAEDLLKLSLLGVLPRLPSKTLVLEPSHRFLDNVSLVEPYRMLFKTLEFRSDQMRLIVVSSSIAGEGKSIVASHLAAVAAMLSWRTLVIDADLRRPEQHTLFNLSGKPGVTDVLEGDISLADAVQSTDIENLDVLTCGELHGRPSQLLESVAMKSLVAEAAENYDLVIIDTPPLSACADAATLAKQSDGVMLVTRPGFTLKEILSRSVSELTRNRIPILGVVVNGITSQTEKYYQYSVNGYQPRKQLASSRSK; encoded by the coding sequence ATGGAAAAAAGTGTTTCATCTGTTCTATCCGTGTTAAAGAGGCGAAGTTTGCCTGCTGTTGCAGCGTTTGTGGCGGCGATAGGTGGTGCGATCGCATACCTTGCGGTTACCCCAAGTCAGTATGAAGCCTCAGCGCGATTGATGCTTGACAACAAGCAAACAAGCATTTCTGAATTGGGTCGCGATCTCTCGCAAGTGTCTTCAAATACACCAGGTGGTCCCAGTCCGTTGGCTGACCAAGCAGAATTAGCTAAGTCTCAACGGGTTTTAAACCGCGCCCTGCAAATTTTTCAAAGTTCTCATAAAACCAACACTCAGGTCAAAACTCCAGACCTTAGTAAAGGTTTAGGAGTGAAAATTGTCCCTGCCACTAACATTCTGCAGTTGAGCTATCAAAGTAAAGACCCAATACTTGCTGCTCAGTTGCTGAATGCTGTTTCTCGAGCAATGGAAGAAGAAAGCGCCAACACGATCCGCCAAGAAGCTGCTAACGTGCGGAAGTTCTTGGCAACGGAAGTCCCAAAGGCTCGTCAGAACCTAGAGGATGCCGAACTGAAGGAAAACAAATACAGGCAAAGTAGTGGGATCATTTCTTTTACCAAGCAAAGCGAGAGTTTGGTTGATAGTCTAGCAACTTTAGAAAACCAAGAGCGTACTTTGTCTGCTCAACTTCAAGAGTTGCGATCGCAAGATGCATCACTGCGGCAAATCACCAATTCTACAGCCGTCAAAAGTGCCTATGCATCTGTACGCGGCGGTCAAGACGAACAACTCAAAGAGTTGCGAACTAAGTTGACAGAATTTGAAACAAAACTGGCTGAGTCCCGTGCAAAGTATACAGAAAATCATCCAGATGTCCAATCGTTACTTTATCAGAGAAACAGCGTTCGCAATTTGTACATTCAGGGACTCAATCGCATCTCTTCAGAAAATCAACCTGTTTCGCCAAACAATGTAGCCGCCGACCAGGTGAGCCAAAACTTCTCCGCCCAACTCATTGCCAATGATATTGAACGCACAGCAGTGGAAAATAAGCTTAAAAGCGTTCAAGCTCAACGAGCTAACCTCCAAACTCGCTTTGAACAACTCCCATTTAAACAGCAACAGTTGACTCCACTTACGCGCCAACGAGAAGAGGCGGCAGAGACTTTAAAATTGCTACAAAGCAAATACGAGGAAGCACGGATTGCGGAAGCCCAACAAGTCGGAAATATCCGCATTATTGAAGAAGCCCTTCCCCCAACTGTAGCCACATCGCCCAGACGCTCATCTGTACTGGTACTTGCAACTGCATTGGGAACCTTGCTCGCGACTTCCATAGTACTGCTTCTGGAGATGATGGACAATACCCTACACGATGCATCGGAAGCGGAAGACTTACTCAAGCTATCATTGTTAGGAGTTTTGCCACGGCTACCTTCTAAGACGCTTGTTCTTGAACCATCTCACCGATTTTTAGATAATGTCAGCTTGGTTGAGCCATACCGCATGCTCTTTAAAACCCTGGAGTTTCGCAGCGACCAGATGCGGCTGATTGTTGTTAGCAGTTCCATTGCAGGAGAAGGTAAATCTATCGTCGCCTCGCATTTAGCAGCTGTAGCAGCCATGCTGTCTTGGCGGACATTGGTGATTGATGCAGATTTGCGAAGACCGGAACAGCACACGCTCTTTAATCTCTCTGGTAAGCCAGGGGTGACGGATGTGCTGGAAGGAGATATATCTCTAGCAGATGCAGTGCAATCAACGGATATTGAAAACTTGGATGTACTGACTTGTGGCGAACTGCACGGACGCCCCTCACAGCTGTTAGAGTCAGTTGCCATGAAGTCTTTGGTGGCAGAAGCGGCTGAAAATTACGATTTGGTAATTATAGATACGCCCCCCCTCAGTGCTTGCGCTGATGCAGCAACCCTAGCCAAGCAAAGTGATGGAGTCATGCTAGTGACACGTCCCGGCTTTACCTTGAAGGAAATTCTTTCACGGAGCGTATCGGAGTTAACGCGAAATCGCATACCTATATTAGGAGTTGTGGTCAATGGAATAACCAGTCAGACGGAAAAATACTACCAGTATTCTGTTAACGGTTACCAACCGCGAAAGCAATTGGCAAGTTCGAGGTCTAAGTAA